The Blautia pseudococcoides genome segment GCAGCAACAGTGACTTGGTCCTGGAAAACACCATCACCCACAACCTGGAATGGACCATAGAACGCTTTGCCGAAAGTGAAAAAGGCCGTCTGACTTTCCCAACCAAATTTGCCAGTGTGGCTCCCCTGCTTACCCTGCACCACGGCGGAAAGGTCATTTTCCGCATGAGCGTAAACCCCGATAAAATCATCCGACAGATTGAACTGGGCACTTCACCTCTGAACAAACGGATGGAAGCTCTCAACCAAATGTGTGAGGCAGGATATCCCTGCGGAATCCTCATTGCACCTGTCATATTTCTTCCCGGATGGCAGGATATGTACAGTCAATTGATCACGGTTCTTTCTGAAAAACTTTCCGAAAAAGTGAAGAAAACCGCATTTATAGAAATTATTTTTATGAGCTATAGCTTTGTCCACCGAAAAATCAATGAGGAGGCCTTCCCGGATGCTCCAGACCTTTATGACAAAGAAAAAATGCAGGTCAGGGGCCGGGGTAAATACGGTTATGATCAGCCTTCCAGGCAGGAAGGGGAACTGTTTTTCCGGACTGAGCTTACCAGAAAACTTCCGCATATGGAAATTTTGTATTTTAGCTGAATCTATCAGATGATTGCCGGAAACAAACGAAAACACAGGTGCCAACCTACATCAAAACGCCGCCATTGGAGACAATGGACGGCGTTTTTCTTGCCTGCTGCTCGACGGAAAAGAAAAATTCTCTGCTCACTGATTGCTGTTTTTATTCTGGTGTTGCAGGTTTGCGGCTGTTAGCCCCTGCGATCATACGAACAAGCCATAAAATCAAAGCTCCCTGCATAGACCGCATGGAAATGGTGGAGATCGGCGGCATATTCATGCGCAAACAAGCGAACAAGTGGTGATACATTGAAAAGCTCTAAACCTTTGTCACTTCGCATTATGCCAGTGTCAAATACCTTTATATATTTTAATCACATGTATTCTCTAAAATCCTAAGATAATGGTTTGCTTCCCGCAGCACATGGTCTGCAAGCAGAGGCAGGATAATAGATGAGATCTCACAGTCGTTAATTCCTTTTGTGCCTGCCATCTTGAAATCTCTATATTTTTCTGTTTCCTGTAATGTTTTTTTCGTCAGATCACCCATGGTCCTGTTATTTTTATTCCTGGCTTCGCACAAAAGTTTTTTATAGTCTCCTGCAAACTCATCAGCAGTGGCGATCAGCTCTTCCTCCGACGGGTCCAGTAATCCACGGATAAATAAGGCATGTTCCATCATGATCTGATTCCAGAACATTTCGGTCTCACGCATGCTTTTTGCACTGATCGTACCGCGTCTTTCCAGTTCCGATAAAAAGGAACGATATAATTTTGCCTCCCTTATAATGTGTTTTATCAGCAGCGGATAATTGGCTGCAAACAATCTGCACCCTTCCATATCTGCCAGGATCCCTTCTTTAAACTCGATCAGTCCGTTTAGCAAATGCAGAACTTTCTGGTTGAGCATCCTTACCTCGTTCCTTGTCTGCCTGCTGCTGCATCCGCTTCCGGCGGTGAGCTTTTCTTCCCTGACCGTAATACATGTATCAATGGGTATTCCTGTAAGCTGTGATGTCTTTTTCTCTGACTGCCTTGTAAAATCTGTCACCACTTCCTGTGATTTCAGCACTCCGCATCCCACCAGGCCGTCGCTTAACTGCACAACTTCCCCTAAAATCTTCTCAAATTGTTCTCTGAACCATCCGGCTTTTTTTATGCAGGCTGAATCCTTTATCTGAAATCCGGCCTCAAGAAAAAGTGAATGTTCCTTCATGATCCTAATAAAAAACAAGTGAAGTTCCAGTGATATTACTGCATAATCTTTCATCTATATATCCATTAAGTTTTTTATATTATATGAAATAAGACAGCAAATGGTCTCTTTTGGATCCATATCCTACCCTGCATGAATTTTCTCTCTTATTTTTAGGGTGACTGCTGGCTATTTTTCTTTCTGTTTGTTACAATAGTACATGTAAATAACCACAAAGGAAGGAAATGCATATGCGTCTGGAAAAAATACAAAATCTTCTGAAAGAAAAATCCCTGGAGTTTCAATATAATGAGGTGGGCGGCTGCGGCAGCCTGGACTTTGATTACAGAGGTGTCCCTTATCACATCTGGGAATACCAGGAAAACGGCTGGGGCGTGGAGACGAATGTGAAACACGGGGGATGCAATGAGGATCTTACCGGTGACTATGAAGAAGAAATCCTTCAGGTCATGAAAGACTGGTGAATAACAGCCTCCCGCGTGATCTCTATTATCATGAACGAAAAAACGGGCTCATATGAGTCCGTTTTCCGTGTCCAGTCCAAACTGGCCTGCAGCCCTGTTTCCATTCGCTTAATTTACACTTGTTACAATAAGAATACAAGCCATCAACATAGTAGTCAGGTCAACCACATAGTTTATCATATCCCCCAATTGTTTATTTTGGGGATTCTTCTTCATTTCTTTCAGCTTAGCTTTCAAATCATCAAATTCATGTTTTGATAAATATTGGTTCAAATTCTTTGTTTTGCTTAAAATGTACACAAGAGATATATCGTGAGGAGAAATTTCGTCTTTCGCCACCTCCGCCTTCATGATTCCGGCCAATGCATCCTTGTAGCTTCTATCAGGAATATATACGGCTTTATTACCGAACAAGCCGCCTTCTTTTTTCACTGCTGCACCATCTTCAAGCAGAGATTCACCAATCTCTGATAGTAGTTGTTTGATCCTGCTGCCTGTTGAAACTGCATAATCACTCATCAATTTTTCCGTGGACCGCCAGAGAAAACCAGGGAGAAGCGGAGGTGCCGGGAGGGGCGGCGGGGGTGTATCTGTGGCAGCGCGGTTAAGTGGAGGGTTCTGTGAGATCCACCAATTACAGAGACTTAGGCGAGAGCCCATTGGCGAACGTCTTAGTCGCAGTTATTGGTCAGCTCACAGGTTCCGCAACGTCGAGCGGCCACAGATACACCCCCGCCGCCCCTCCCGGCACCTCCGCTTCTCCCGTCCCCTACGCAAAAAAATATTTTTTTCCCTATTGACTTTTCCCTCCCATCATGCTATGATACAAAAAGTGATTAATTTGAATTTAGAGCCGACCAGACAATGATTCCATTTAATTCATTGCTGTGTTGGCTTTTTTCTATTTTATTACGACCAAATATTATATATGGAGGTACTGATTATGAATAACGGTACAGTGAAATGGTTTAACGCTCAGAAGGGATACGGATTTATTACTGATTCCAATACAGGAGAGGATGTATTCGTACATTTTTCCGCTATTGTTTCCAATGGTTTCAAAAGCCTTGACGAAGGACAGAGAGTAACATTTGATACAGAGCAGGATCCGAAAGACAGCAGAAAACTGAAAGCAGTTAATGTTTGTGCAGCATAATTCCTGATTGCATGAAAAGAGGCCGTGCAGCCAAATGCACGGCCTCTTTTTTAACCATCTTTTCTTCCCTTATCTGTACACTTTCCCATACCGGAAATAAATCTTCTTATACCAAGGCAGTCTCTCATAAATAGCAGAGCAGACCTTCTTATACACACGCCGTGCATCTCTCCCCTGCATTCCGGACAATTCCTCATTGCCGAAACTCTCCTGAAGGGCAGCCCTCTGTATCTGTCCGGCTTCTTTTTTAGTGACAGACGGTACTGCATTTGACAGACTTTCTGAAAATCTGCCCCCATGGCCTCTATACACGCCAAAAAACCAGAAATGCCAGGATAAATACCATAACCGAAGAAGAGCGGTAAAGGCCTGCCAGATAAAAAAACAAAAGAAGTACCAGTGTTATCAGCAATTTTCTCATCTGTCATCTCCCCTTAAAAAACGGCTGCTCCTCACGCTCCAGTATCTCGGCCTGCACATTTTCTTTTTCCGCGCCGTCCATACGCGCCCTGGTTCCAAGCCTCACTCTGTGATTGACCACAGGAATGAACTGGGCGGACACATCCGCAGGGGATACAAAGTCATCCCCCGCTATCCAGGCCGTGACCTTGGCCATACGGACCAGTGATTTCTGGAGTTTCTGCAAAAAAATCTCTCCTGAATTCGTAGAATTAATAATTGGTATCACAGGAATAATAAAATCAAAGAATTTCGTCCGGTCTGTATCCGTAAATATATCATCCCTGATTGCATAAACAAAATTATCATAATGCAAGTAAGGACGGGACCTACAACATATAGGCTCCGTCCTTAACACTACTAACATATGTTAGATCTGTTTATCTTCTTCCTATTAACTTAAACAACCTTAATTTTGATATGCGCTCATGATTTCCTCTGCAGTAAGCGTTCCATCATATACCTTAACATCATCAAATCTTGCATTTCTCACATCTTCATCATTCCAGATAAATCCGCTTCCTACAGATACATTTACAGCCTTCTGTATGCTGGCTGCATTAGAAGCATCAAAGCAGGAGGCGATGTTCTTTTTCTCTTCTCCAACCAATTGTCCGTTAAGATAAACTTTAATGCCGTCAGGGTTGACTGTATAGACAATGTGTTCCCACTGGTCTCTGACACCGTTGCTGGTAAGAAGCTCGCCCTGCACATCGCTGTATCCGTTGGCGTTGATACGAGCAATCAGGTTGACACCGATACGGGTCATAGGATAATTGGGAGCAGTGGCGCTGTTGTCTGCTTCAAACAAAGCACTGTGTTCCCAGGAGTCTGCGGAGATCTTGGCCCACATGCTGACGGAATAGCCCCGTTCTGTAACTGTGGAGAAAGTATCTTCCGGAAGTCTCAGGAAGTTTACACCTTTGGCGCCCGCTTCATTGGTAATCTCCAAAACATTTCCTCTCTCAGAATCGTCCACCAAAGCGGCGGTTCCCATTAAGGAAGCATTTCCGCTTTTTGCAGATGCTTCAGTGGGAGAAAGTCCCCCTTCAGAGGCCGGAGTTTCAAAATCAAAGCCGTAAATCAAAGAGGCTCTGGCCCTTACCGTAATATTATACTCTTTGTTCACAGAGGCTGTGCCAAAGGATACGGTGGCCGTAAGGGTCACAACGGTTTCCTCCTGGGGAGGCTGTACATTGCCGCTTTCATCCATTACAGAGGAATTGGAGGAAGACCAGGTTACCTCTGCGCCCATAACGGAAGTGGGCAGTGTGATACTTTCTGCTGTTGCAGAGGGGATATAGGTATCAAGAGAAGCTGCGGCTGCGTTTACCCGGTTTTCATCAGAGTTGGGCATCATACTTCCCCATACAGAAGTATTGTCATTTCCAAAGGCTGAGAAAGTCATAACAGACTGGGGAGAACCAGCCTCGTTTGTCTGCTGGAAAAAGACTCCTTTGTATACGATGTCTCCTATATTTAAGGTGAGATAATCATATCCTAAATCATTCCCCTGAGCGTCGGAAGCACCGGTTTTTGTCCAGTTTCCGGTGTAGTCCCCGGAAACTGTTCCGTCTTCGTTTAAATTTACAAACTGTGTAGTCAGCATGTTCCCGCTGGAATCCGTTCCGTGGTTGATAAATTCATAGGAACCGATTACCTGAGAATTCTCATAATGGGCAATTTCTTCGCCGGTGTATTCGTACACTGCAGTTACCGGCCACTGGTCCTGATTGAGGAACTGCTGATGGATGCGCAGTTCGTGCTGCTCTGTCTGAGGGGAAATATTGAAGCGCTGGTGATGCACCAGGTAATGAGCCCCGTCATCATCAATCAGAGCAGAGTTATGTCCGGCTGCTTTTTTGCCTAACTGGTCATAAAACTCATAATTGCCCATCAGCTTAATACCATAGGAGGAATTTCCGGAACCGCTGTTTGCTGCATTGTTTCCTGCTGCGTCCAGATAGGGACCCATGACATTCTCTGAGCGGAAAAGCCGCATGTTATAACCTCCGTCTGCGGTAAGGCCGCCGTAGGTTTCGTACAGATAATAATATTCGGTTGCCTCATCATAGAGAATATAAGGAGCTTCTCCGGACTGATGATTCCCTCCCGCAATATGGGTTCCGAAATACCGGTCCGTGTAATTTCCCGATACTTCATCTACAGAATCCACACCAGGATAATAGGCTTCTCCTGTGGCCGGATTTAATTCCAGAATAAATAATCCGCCGGACCAGGAGCCGTAGGTCATATACAGGTGTTCCCCCTGTGCATCAAAAAATACCGTTGGGTCAATAGCGTTAGGTGCATAGTTGTTGTCCCAGTCTCCGTTGTCAGTAAACCAGTTGTCGCTGACTTCGCTGATTCCGCCGTTTTCCGGGCCTAATTCTACCAGTTCTTTCAGGTTTAGATAATCGTTATCCCATTTTGTGTTTCTGGTACTGTTTCCATCCGGATTTCCGTTGGTGGTAAAGCCGGAATAAATCAGGGTGTCTATGTAGTCATAGGGTCCATCCATTTCTTTGGAGACCATGTAGCCGATACAGGAACGTCTCCAGGTGGAGGAGGTACACAGGTAAATCATGTAAGCGCCTTTGCTGCCGTCTTCCCACTCATACTGAGGGTTATAGACAATGTCCGGAGCCCAGACTGCATAATTTCCACCGCTGCAGTCACCGTCATCATATCCGGCCCATTGGAAAGGTTCCGCAAAAGTTTCCTGAAGGTTTCCATAGAAAGGCGCTGCGGAGGTATCTCCATAGTCTGTGCTTATCTGTTCCCAGTCGATTAAGTCTTCAGAACTGGCGGAGGCGATATGGGAGCCTAAGACATAATAAGTGTCATCCACGGGATCCTTGAAAATAGAAGGGTCATGTACAGAGACACGGGAAGCCGGTGGAGCAGCTGAAACCGTTTCTGGCAAAGAAGCGGGAATGAGTGTTACAGCAAATACTGCTGTGACTATCCCAGAAAAGATTTTTTTCAATTTCTCTCTTTTTTTCATACATTTGTCATGCGAATCATTTCGATGAAAGCATCATTTTGCATGTCCTCCTTTTTTATTTGCTTTCAGGGAAGCACAGCTAGATGATCCCCTGCAGGATTGTGATCACGGATATTATAAAATTCTAGCATGTGACTTCTATCCTTATTATAAAATCAACTTTGTTTAATTTCAATAATTTTCTTATTGTTTTTCACTTCATTTTTGTCTACTTTTGTCATATATTGTCGATAAAGCTATAAAGACAATATGTTTCAGTTTTATTATCTAATGAGTAATGCGTATATAGACTATAATGTATCTGTTCTCTCTTTGGGCTTACATTTCTTGTAAAATTCCTCATATCCACATTTCTTCTAAAATTTCGTCGATTGTGTCTTCCATCCGTTCATATTTTCGTCTTATACCATTTCATTAAGAATTTCAACTTATATAGGAAGTATTTCTATCCAATATTCTACCAAGCAGTAGTTATTTTTCAAAAATCAAGTCAATCTTTCGCAGACATCCATTTGCTCCTACCTCCGTAGGAATAAATCCTACATATCTATATCCATCACTCGCATATCTGCTAATAATTCCTTGATATTCCGAAATAGAGGAAAAGACAACCCCTTTAGCCAAATAATCGACATTTACATACTCATATTTTTTCATTATAAATCACCTCATTATTCTTGCTTACTATTACAAACGCCTTTAAGCTAATTATTATCTTTATTGTAAAAAATCTTGTAGCTTATTCTATACATTACATAGTCCCACAAAAGCGCTATAATGGGAAAACAACACAGCAATACAAAAATTGATTTTTCTGTCAGTTCAATTCCTAATGCCCCTAAAAGCTGATATATCACCCAACAAAGACCGATTGGCAACAAAAAAGATACTAAAAGAAGCATTCTTCCCTTTTCTGCTCCAAATTTATATACAAGCGGAATTGATATTCCCCCAAAAATCATAGCTATCACTAATGCAGCCAATGTTAAAAATAACAATTCGCATAAGGTTGACAAACTAAAATCTATAATTTTGGTAATTCTCCCTCCTACAGTTCCAATAACCAATCCAGTCAAAGCACCACAGGCAGAGAAAATAAATAAAGTTACAAACTTTGCTAATACAATATTTTTTTTAGAAATAGGTAGTATCAACGCATACCTTATCCAATTAGAATTATCATCAAATGAAAATGTAGTTACAATCATCATGCTACATAAAATCGAACATATAAATATATAGCTACTTACACCAGAAAAAGGAATGATAGCAACTGCAAAAATGATGAGAATAAATAACATAGATTTGGTATTATGACCAATATTATACAAATCCTTTAAAATTAGACTTTTCATCATTTTTACTCTCCCTTCACATATAACAAAAGAATATCTTCTAGTGTAATATCTTTGACTTTTAAGCCGTATTTATCTTTTATTTTATCTCTATCAGCCACCAATACCTTCCAACTAGAAACTCTATTTTGACTAACAAGGACATCTTCTTTAGCTAATAAATTAAAATCTTTTGTTTCACATTCTATAATCCCGTACTGATTCAATAATTCCTTTTTGGATTTACAGAAAAGCAATTTACCCTCATGGATAAAAGTAATATAATCAGCTACTTTTTCTAAATCCGTCGTAATATGTGAAGACATCAATATAGAATTCTCGCCGTTTTGTACAAATTCTAAAAACACTTCCAAAATATCGTAACGTACAATCGGATCAAGACCACTGGTAGCCTCATCTAAAATTAATAATTTGGGGTTATGAGAAAGTGCTACCGCAATACACAATTTCATTTTTGTTCCTTTTGACAATGTTTTTATTTCTTTATCTGCAGGTATATTAAACCGCTCTAAATAGCCCGTATATGCAGCTGTATCCCATTTTGTATAAGCCGCTTTTGCAATATTTCCAACTTTTTTAGGGGTAAGTGTTTCATAAAAATTAATTCCATCAAACACAACTCCTATATCTTCTTTAAGCTTTTTATTTTCTGTCAATTTCTGTCCCCAAAAAGTTACAGTTCCACTATCGGCCTTTATTAAATTAAGTATAGAATTAATTGTAGTACTTTTACCAGCCCCATTTTCACCAACTAATCCCATAATTTTACCTTTAGGTATTTCAAAGGAAATATTTCTCAGCTCAAATCCTGGATAAGATTTTGACAATTGATTTACCACTAAAGTACTATTCATCTGACCAACTCCACAATTATAGATTTCTCATTTTGAACATTCTTTCCGCCATATCATAATATTGTCTTATTTTATTTACTTCAACATGTTTAATCCTCATACTAGGACGGTCAACCCTCAATTTTGAATTTTCTGAAACGATCAATTCAGCACCATATTCTCTCAGTTTTTTGCGCAGTTCTGTTCCTGGATATGGCGTATTAATTGCAAATAATATATTTGCTTCAAACTTATCCTGTAATGACTTTGCTTTCATCAAGGTCTCTTCAATTGTTTCACAAGTATCTGCATGATGTCCAATCATAACAGATACATTTGTCTTAATTCCACACTGATATGCAATTTCTACTGCATTATATACCTGTTGAAATGTAATATGCTTGTTAATTGTTTTCAGAATTTCGTCATTACCACTCTCCATGCCAAATTGTATCATTCTGCATCCGGCAGCTTTCATTTTTAATAACAGCTCTTCCTTTACAATATCTGCCCTTGATTCACATCCCCATGAAAATTCCATATTTTTTTCCTGTTGATAGTTTATAATAAGCTCACAAAATTCTTTTGTCCGTTGAGGTTTCAATGTAAAGGTATCATCGATAATAAAAAAATCCGTCATGGAATATTGTTTGTTTAGTTCAACCACTTCAGTATATATATCTTGGGCGCTTCTCATGATAACTTTGTTTCCCCAGAATGCATGAGATGAGCAAAATATACACCTTCCAGGGCACCCTCTTGCTGTTGAAATTGTAAATGGGTAACTATATCTTTTTAAATTTAAGAATCTTCTATCAGGATAGGGCAGCACATCTAAATTGTTGATTCTCTTAATTTTATTTTTTAGAACGACGTTATTCTTTTTATATACTAACCCAGATATATCTTCTACTGCAACCTTTTGTTTTTTTATTTTCCAGTTACAAAAATTAAGAAATGCCTCTTCTCCCTCTCCTCTAATAAGATAGTCAAACCCTATATCCAGCATCTTGCCATATTCAAAAGTTGCGCAATGCCCCCCTCCTATGATGATAACACCAGGCAATATCTCTTTTATCTTCTTTATAAGCATATTCTGTATTTTCCAGGATTCAACATAAGTTGCAAAGCCAACGATTTTAGGCGCACTGATTGATAAAGATTCAACGAATTCTTCCATCTCAAACAATTCTACAGCTAAATCAATAAAACTCACTTTAAATCCATGCTGCTCCAAATAGGTCGCAATGTACAGTTGCCCTAATGGTGGCATTGAGCTTAAAGTTGATAATTTCTCTCTATATTTTATCGTCCTGTCAAGAGGTACATTTATTAATAAAACATCCGAATCTTTTTTAATTTTCATATACACTTATCCCTATTTATTCATCAAAGAAAATTTTTTTAATATTCTTTTTCTTTATTGCGCAGTCAGTAGCAATTGCATTTATATGAGAACCTTCTAATATATTTTTAGCCCTGCAGCCTCCCAAACAAATACACCATGCAAAACAATTCCTACACTTGTCTGAAATAATCTGATCCGAATAGTCCTTTTCTCTGCTTTTCAGATATTCGTCAAGGCTGTGATAGTAATACTCAGTTTCCTGTAACCTATGACAAGGAAATACCCGATTGTTAATATCAATATATAGTTCTTCCAGACCTATTCCACAATGCTTCTTTTTCTGGAGATTGCTAATACTATTCTGGCAAAATCCCCTATACATTATGATAGAAAAATAATTACTACGCTTTTTAATTCGGTTATTTTTCCACGAATTTAAAAATGTATTATTTTGATAAAGCTCCACTAAACAAGCTTCATCGTCTATATCATAATCATCTAAAAAAATCCCAGCCATCCCAAGATCAAAAGCCTGCTGCTGCATATCATTTAATACTTTTACGTTTTCGCCAGTTATTTTCAATCCCAGATAACATGTAATGGAATTGGATATACAATCTTTTATACACTCGAGAAAGTTTCTATAATAACCCGGATATGTTAATTTATCATTTTGAAATTCATCACTATGGACTAATGGAATTATAAATTTAATTTTCTTATTATTGCAACACAATCGGAGCAAATCTAGGGATAGCTTATTTGGCTTAATTCTAGTATATACCAAAAAACGGTTGTATTCCATCGTAACAGAAAGAATATCGTATATTTTTTTACTGTCTAACTCTTCACAGTTTAGAAACAACATAATCTCTTTTTCTTGAGAAGCAGCAGCTACTTTATCAAGAATTTTTCTTGTATCTTTTATACTTCTTTCCAAACGCCCCTTAGCCACTTCAAGGTATAGTCGGTTAATTCCACGAATACATCTATCTGTATTTCTTTTATATTCACGTTTTAGAACAACCATTTTATTTAGAATTAAGTGTTCAATAAAGTCATTGACGTATGTTTCGACCACATTTTCTGGCAAATCATATTCTTCTGAAATTTCACAAATAATTTCACTTATTGATTTATTACCATCCAATTTATCTAAAATGGATTTACCAGATTCGTTTGCCCATATTACTTGGCAGTCTGTATTATTGTATAATAAAATTCTGTCTTTTAATTGCATCGTGTTAAAATGATTCTTGTCAAAAATATAAAACTCATTATTATCCATCAATATTTCACCCCCGTTACTGTACTAATTTCTGCCCTTCACCTAAGTAATATCTTAACTGATTAATTGACAAATGACTTGTATTTATAATTGGTGAGTTCAAAAGATATTTTTCCCATTGGTCTGTTTTGATTTCAATTCCCAGTTCTTTTCTTTTTTCAAATTGTTCTGTTCCTGGGAAAGGTGTATTCACACTGCATACTACACGTGCCCCATAATCATCACTTAAATGTTTTGCAAACGCAATAGTTTTCTTAACCGTTTCCTCTGTATCAAAAGCGTGGCCTACAATATATGACACCTGAATATGCATATTATACTTTGCAGCACAAATAACAGCATTTTCTATCTGCTCTATTGTCACATGTTTTTTTATCTTTCTTAAAATTTCATTATCAGCGCTCTCCATACCAAACTGAATCTTATGACAGCCCGATTCATAAAGAATTTTAATAAATTCCTCATTTATAACATCTGCTCTTGATTCGCAACCCCATACAAAAGAAATACCAGATTCTCTTAACATCTTGCAAAATTCTAGGCAACGCTTTCTTGATGCCGTAAATGTGTCATCTGTAATGTAAAAGATATTTGAACCATATCTATTATAAATATCTATTACTTCATCATACACACTTTTTGCGGAACGCATAATTACACCTTTACCCCAAAAAGATTTTGAAGAACAAAAGATACATTGACCAGGGCATCCTCTGGATGTCGAAATAGTATATGGCAAAACATATTTCTCCCTCTTAATAAGTGCTCTATTTGGGAACGGTAATAAATCCAAGTCTTTTATTCTGTCAACATTTTGGTTAGCAACTACCTTTCCTTCTGAACCTTTATAGCATAATCCCTTTATATTTTCTTTTTCCTCTGTTCCTCGTATTACATAATCACATAACTGGCAAAATGCGTATTCCCCCTCACCTCGCAAAACAAAATCCGTCATGCTTTCTCTTAAAATCTGCTCGTTGCAGAAGGTGGCAAAAGCACCTCCAGCAGCAATCACTATGTTGGGATGTTTTTCTTTTATCCTTCTACATAATACTTTTTGTACCTTCCATGCTTCGTTATATGTACTCATCCCAATAATCGAAGGATTATATTCCTCAATGATTTTAAAAAATTCCTCTTCGTTTAAACATTCGACCGCCAAATCAATCAACTTTACTGTATAATTATTCTTCTCTAAATATGTTCCAATATACATAATACCTAATGGCGGCATTGAATTACCTTCTGCTAATTTCTTTTTATACCATGTTCCCGTAGGAAGATTTAATAACAAAACATCTACCTTACTCATTTTCCCTCCATATCAGCCAAACAATGTATTAAATTCATCTGACTCATTTTTTATACCTACCATACCCTGTTCTTCTAATTCACTCAGTATATGAACTAAACGATCCTTTGGTACGATGTCAGCCACCTTCTGGATTAATTCCTCTATACATATTTCATCGTCAATGGCTAACCAAATCTTTGAATAGGTTTTATTTAATATGACAGTTTTTCCTCGTATGGTTATCACCTGAATTAGTCCATCTTCTCTCTCATACCAACTAGCACATTCAATCGTTATAATCTTCATCTATCTATCACCTCAATAGTTATCTCATATATATTAATATAGGCAGCAATATACTAACAATTATTAAATCACTTCAAAACTATTATCCTGGAATCCCTGGTCCGGGAATCATAACAGTTACAATCGCTCCAGTTACACCACTGGCAACACTTCCTACTACAGTTTCCGCATATGAACCTCCTGTAATTTGTGTATCATTAATCTCCTCTGCACCAATCTTTTTTGCTTCTGGCGTCTCAAAAATTCCTTTTGTTTCTTCTGTCTTTAACATAATCGTTCCTCCCTATTATCTAAATTTTCTAATTCTAAAATCTTAATCAACCTGGAATTCCTGGTCCGGGAATCATAACAGTTACAATCGCTCCAGACACACCACTGGCAACTCCACCAACTACCGCTTCTGCATAGGATCCGCCTACTGCTTCTGCATCATTAATTTCATCTAATCCTACTTTTTTTGCTT includes the following:
- a CDS encoding SPL family radical SAM protein — its product is MFPDKIYYEEAAMGYELGKYLKQKYQDRTWIPIDSHNKIDELRTRPNSAFREMKQYLIIGIRKTHRHVPNAKVSDFLVPYTSSGCIAACLYCYLVCNYNKCSYLRLFVNREEMLDKIMKTANRSSQNLTFEIGSNSDLVLENTITHNLEWTIERFAESEKGRLTFPTKFASVAPLLTLHHGGKVIFRMSVNPDKIIRQIELGTSPLNKRMEALNQMCEAGYPCGILIAPVIFLPGWQDMYSQLITVLSEKLSEKVKKTAFIEIIFMSYSFVHRKINEEAFPDAPDLYDKEKMQVRGRGKYGYDQPSRQEGELFFRTELTRKLPHMEILYFS
- a CDS encoding DUF2935 domain-containing protein — its product is MKDYAVISLELHLFFIRIMKEHSLFLEAGFQIKDSACIKKAGWFREQFEKILGEVVQLSDGLVGCGVLKSQEVVTDFTRQSEKKTSQLTGIPIDTCITVREEKLTAGSGCSSRQTRNEVRMLNQKVLHLLNGLIEFKEGILADMEGCRLFAANYPLLIKHIIREAKLYRSFLSELERRGTISAKSMRETEMFWNQIMMEHALFIRGLLDPSEEELIATADEFAGDYKKLLCEARNKNNRTMGDLTKKTLQETEKYRDFKMAGTKGINDCEISSIILPLLADHVLREANHYLRILENTCD
- a CDS encoding kinase; the protein is MRLEKIQNLLKEKSLEFQYNEVGGCGSLDFDYRGVPYHIWEYQENGWGVETNVKHGGCNEDLTGDYEEEILQVMKDW
- a CDS encoding cold-shock protein codes for the protein MNNGTVKWFNAQKGYGFITDSNTGEDVFVHFSAIVSNGFKSLDEGQRVTFDTEQDPKDSRKLKAVNVCAA
- a CDS encoding lipocalin-like domain-containing protein — protein: MKKREKLKKIFSGIVTAVFAVTLIPASLPETVSAAPPASRVSVHDPSIFKDPVDDTYYVLGSHIASASSEDLIDWEQISTDYGDTSAAPFYGNLQETFAEPFQWAGYDDGDCSGGNYAVWAPDIVYNPQYEWEDGSKGAYMIYLCTSSTWRRSCIGYMVSKEMDGPYDYIDTLIYSGFTTNGNPDGNSTRNTKWDNDYLNLKELVELGPENGGISEVSDNWFTDNGDWDNNYAPNAIDPTVFFDAQGEHLYMTYGSWSGGLFILELNPATGEAYYPGVDSVDEVSGNYTDRYFGTHIAGGNHQSGEAPYILYDEATEYYYLYETYGGLTADGGYNMRLFRSENVMGPYLDAAGNNAANSGSGNSSYGIKLMGNYEFYDQLGKKAAGHNSALIDDDGAHYLVHHQRFNISPQTEQHELRIHQQFLNQDQWPVTAVYEYTGEEIAHYENSQVIGSYEFINHGTDSSGNMLTTQFVNLNEDGTVSGDYTGNWTKTGASDAQGNDLGYDYLTLNIGDIVYKGVFFQQTNEAGSPQSVMTFSAFGNDNTSVWGSMMPNSDENRVNAAAASLDTYIPSATAESITLPTSVMGAEVTWSSSNSSVMDESGNVQPPQEETVVTLTATVSFGTASVNKEYNITVRARASLIYGFDFETPASEGGLSPTEASAKSGNASLMGTAALVDDSERGNVLEITNEAGAKGVNFLRLPEDTFSTVTERGYSVSMWAKISADSWEHSALFEADNSATAPNYPMTRIGVNLIARINANGYSDVQGELLTSNGVRDQWEHIVYTVNPDGIKVYLNGQLVGEEKKNIASCFDASNAASIQKAVNVSVGSGFIWNDEDVRNARFDDVKVYDGTLTAEEIMSAYQN
- a CDS encoding DUF4177 domain-containing protein, whose protein sequence is MKKYEYVNVDYLAKGVVFSSISEYQGIISRYASDGYRYVGFIPTEVGANGCLRKIDLIFEK
- a CDS encoding ABC-2 transporter permease, which translates into the protein MMKSLILKDLYNIGHNTKSMLFILIIFAVAIIPFSGVSSYIFICSILCSMMIVTTFSFDDNSNWIRYALILPISKKNIVLAKFVTLFIFSACGALTGLVIGTVGGRITKIIDFSLSTLCELLFLTLAALVIAMIFGGISIPLVYKFGAEKGRMLLLVSFLLPIGLCWVIYQLLGALGIELTEKSIFVLLCCFPIIALLWDYVMYRISYKIFYNKDNN